In Parafrankia irregularis, a single genomic region encodes these proteins:
- a CDS encoding sensor histidine kinase produces the protein MPRVQRTGRDWAADLGFVLFAACFAALTSQTVTVMDDPGPVWRVVDQVAGGLGCAALLARRRWPVPLAVVLVAAGTATPYLTGPVLVAVFTVAATQQRRVTAGVAALVFAPLPLFLWRLADLPEARADRAVTYFALVAGAVGWGLFRRSRGQLIASLRARAELAEADAELRTDRARQEVRAQIAREMHDVLGHRLSLLSVHAGALEFNTSASAAQVAEAAGVIRENAHLALRDLREVIGVLNDGGSGDELWPSVGLADLGRLVAETRAAGAAVELTGWAGGLVEGAAPPAAVGRAALRIVQEALTNARMHAPGAAVAVRLSGGPCRGLTVDVHSGPVPSSAGSSAEADPSTAVSPVPRLASGWAGGGATGGGGGRGLVGLAERARVAGGVLRAGPTVDGFEVRAWLPWAGEPAEDQQPDQDRERERGGGVDDRCPAGG, from the coding sequence ATGCCCCGTGTGCAGCGCACCGGGCGGGACTGGGCCGCCGACCTCGGGTTTGTCCTGTTCGCCGCCTGTTTCGCCGCGCTCACCTCGCAGACCGTCACGGTGATGGACGATCCGGGGCCGGTGTGGCGGGTGGTGGACCAGGTCGCCGGCGGGCTGGGATGCGCGGCGCTGCTGGCGCGGCGGCGATGGCCGGTGCCGTTGGCGGTGGTGCTGGTGGCCGCGGGGACGGCGACGCCGTACCTGACGGGCCCGGTGCTGGTGGCGGTGTTCACCGTCGCCGCGACCCAGCAGCGGCGGGTCACCGCGGGGGTGGCGGCGTTGGTGTTCGCCCCGCTGCCGCTGTTCCTGTGGAGGCTGGCGGACCTGCCCGAAGCCCGGGCGGATCGTGCGGTGACCTATTTCGCGCTGGTCGCGGGGGCTGTGGGCTGGGGGTTGTTCCGGCGCTCGCGGGGGCAGCTGATCGCGTCGCTGCGAGCGCGGGCGGAGCTGGCGGAGGCGGACGCGGAGTTACGCACGGACCGTGCCCGCCAGGAGGTCCGCGCCCAGATCGCCCGGGAGATGCACGATGTGCTGGGGCATCGGCTGTCGCTGTTGAGCGTGCATGCGGGGGCGTTGGAGTTCAACACGTCCGCGTCGGCGGCGCAGGTCGCGGAGGCGGCGGGGGTGATCCGGGAGAACGCGCATCTGGCGTTGCGGGATCTGCGCGAGGTGATCGGTGTCCTCAACGACGGTGGTTCCGGCGACGAGCTGTGGCCGTCGGTGGGCCTGGCGGATCTGGGGCGGCTGGTGGCGGAGACGCGGGCGGCGGGGGCCGCGGTGGAGCTGACCGGGTGGGCCGGTGGGCTGGTGGAGGGGGCGGCTCCGCCGGCGGCGGTGGGGCGGGCGGCGCTGCGGATCGTGCAGGAGGCACTGACGAACGCCCGGATGCACGCACCGGGTGCGGCGGTCGCGGTGCGGCTGTCCGGCGGGCCGTGCCGGGGGTTGACCGTGGACGTCCACAGCGGGCCGGTGCCCTCGTCCGCCGGGTCGTCCGCGGAGGCGGACCCGTCGACGGCGGTGTCACCGGTACCGCGGCTGGCGTCGGGGTGGGCGGGTGGTGGTGCGACCGGTGGCGGTGGCGGGCGCGGTCTGGTCGGGCTGGCGGAGCGGGCCCGGGTGGCCGGTGGTGTGCTGCGGGCGGGGCCGACCGTGGACGGGTTCGAGGTCCGGGCGTGGCTTCCCTGGGCCGGCGAACCCGCCGAGGACCAGCAGCCAGACCAGGACCGGGAGCGGGAGCGGGGAGGCGGCGTGGATGATCGGTGTCCTGCTGGTGGATGA
- a CDS encoding MarR family winged helix-turn-helix transcriptional regulator: MDEQSPAMGLVHLLRAVTVEFDLLGARFAARHGLHPTDVRALIHLLDAARVGTRATPGWLGEQLLLNSAGTTALVDRLERLGLVRRSRDTADRRRVLLEVEEKATELGWTFFGPVIGEVVAAADGFEAGELETVRRFLTSVLESAGRARST, from the coding sequence ATGGACGAGCAGAGCCCGGCGATGGGACTGGTGCACCTGCTGCGCGCGGTGACCGTGGAGTTCGACCTGCTGGGAGCCAGGTTCGCCGCGCGCCACGGGCTGCATCCCACCGATGTGCGCGCGCTGATCCACCTGCTGGATGCGGCACGGGTCGGTACCCGTGCCACGCCCGGGTGGCTTGGCGAGCAACTACTCCTGAACTCGGCCGGGACCACCGCCCTGGTGGATCGGCTGGAACGGCTCGGACTGGTCCGGCGCAGCAGGGACACCGCCGATCGGCGACGTGTGCTGCTGGAGGTGGAGGAGAAGGCCACGGAACTCGGGTGGACCTTCTTCGGGCCGGTGATCGGCGAGGTGGTGGCAGCCGCGGACGGTTTCGAGGCGGGCGAGCTGGAGACGGTGCGTCGCTTTCTGACCTCGGTGCTGGAGTCCGCCGGGCGGGCGCGTTCAACCTGA
- a CDS encoding YybH family protein, producing MSDYEQYEKAMRPEDLTRLFVERSNAGDAAGVAALYEPDAVLAYPPGGQTVGRRAIHALWEKVLAAGPRFEPEPSLPTLVSGDIALTSTPPADGTGARAQVARRQPDGSWLRLLDQPEFTRPTAAPEM from the coding sequence ATGTCGGACTACGAGCAGTACGAGAAGGCCATGCGCCCCGAGGACCTCACCCGCCTGTTCGTCGAACGTTCCAACGCCGGGGACGCGGCCGGGGTCGCCGCGCTCTACGAACCGGACGCGGTGCTCGCCTACCCACCCGGCGGCCAGACGGTGGGCCGCCGCGCCATCCACGCACTGTGGGAGAAGGTTCTGGCCGCAGGTCCCCGGTTCGAGCCGGAACCGTCCCTGCCGACGCTGGTCAGCGGCGACATCGCTCTCACCTCGACCCCACCCGCCGACGGGACCGGTGCTCGGGCGCAGGTCGCCCGCCGCCAGCCCGACGGCAGCTGGCTGCGGCTGCTCGACCAGCCCGAGTTCACCCGTCCCACCGCGGCGCCGGAGATGTGA
- a CDS encoding APC family permease — protein sequence MASKAAAEPVPDELRRRLGVADAVLVGLGAMIGAGIFAALAPAARAAGSGLLIGLGAAAVVAYCNATSSARLAARYPASGGTYVYGRMRLGDFWGYLAGWAFVVGKTASCAAMALTVGAYVWPGGAHAVAVAAVVALTALNYAGVHRSALATRVIVAVVLAVLAAVAVAALSADAAEVDRLRVGADMTVRGVLQAAGLLFFAFAGYARIATLGEEVRDPARTIPRAIGVALGITLVVYAVVAVAVVMVLGPEGLAGATAPLTDAVRVAGAGWLVPVVRVGAALAALGSLLALILGVSRTTFAMARDRHLPHLLAAVHPRFAVPHHAEVAVGVVVAVLAATVDLRGAIGFSSFGVLVYYAIANASAWTLSSAEGRPPRLVPVVGFAGCLLLAFALPYSAVGGGAAVLAAGAGVYAVRRRWRARHP from the coding sequence ATGGCGTCGAAGGCGGCAGCTGAGCCGGTGCCGGACGAACTGCGCCGGCGGCTCGGTGTGGCCGACGCGGTGCTCGTCGGCCTGGGAGCGATGATCGGCGCGGGGATTTTCGCCGCGCTCGCGCCGGCCGCCCGGGCCGCCGGATCCGGACTGCTGATCGGCCTGGGGGCCGCGGCGGTCGTGGCGTACTGCAACGCCACCTCGTCGGCGCGGCTGGCGGCCCGCTACCCGGCGTCGGGGGGTACCTACGTCTACGGCCGGATGCGCCTCGGTGACTTCTGGGGGTATCTGGCGGGCTGGGCTTTCGTGGTCGGCAAGACCGCGTCCTGCGCGGCGATGGCGTTGACCGTCGGGGCGTATGTGTGGCCGGGTGGGGCCCATGCCGTCGCGGTCGCCGCGGTGGTGGCGCTGACCGCGCTGAACTACGCCGGGGTGCACCGCTCGGCGTTGGCGACCAGGGTGATCGTGGCGGTGGTGCTGGCGGTCCTCGCCGCGGTGGCGGTCGCCGCGCTGAGCGCCGACGCGGCGGAGGTGGACCGGCTGCGGGTCGGCGCGGACATGACTGTGCGCGGGGTGCTGCAGGCGGCGGGCCTGCTGTTCTTCGCCTTCGCCGGGTACGCGCGGATCGCCACCCTCGGGGAGGAGGTCCGTGACCCGGCCCGCACGATCCCCCGCGCGATCGGGGTGGCGCTGGGGATCACGCTGGTGGTGTACGCGGTCGTCGCGGTCGCCGTCGTGATGGTGCTGGGCCCGGAGGGACTGGCCGGGGCCACGGCGCCGCTGACGGACGCCGTCCGGGTCGCCGGGGCCGGCTGGCTGGTACCGGTGGTACGGGTCGGGGCGGCACTCGCCGCGCTCGGGTCGTTGCTCGCGCTGATCCTCGGGGTGTCGCGCACGACGTTCGCGATGGCCCGTGACCGGCATCTGCCGCACCTGCTCGCGGCGGTCCATCCCCGGTTCGCGGTGCCGCACCACGCCGAGGTGGCCGTCGGTGTGGTCGTCGCGGTCCTGGCGGCGACGGTGGATCTGCGTGGGGCGATCGGGTTCTCCTCGTTCGGGGTGCTGGTGTACTACGCGATCGCGAACGCCAGCGCCTGGACGCTCAGCTCGGCGGAGGGCCGCCCGCCCCGGCTGGTTCCCGTCGTCGGGTTCGCCGGCTGCCTGCTGCTCGCGTTCGCGCTGCCGTACTCCGCGGTGGGCGGCGGTGCCGCCGTGCTGGCGGCCGGTGCGGGTGTCTACGCGGTCCGCCGCAGGTGGCGTGCCCGGCACCCGTAG
- a CDS encoding response regulator: MTGPVGPDEATVADAAPIGVLLVDDQELFREGVRVIIDAQPGMRVLGTAADGREAVGLVDDLRPDVVLMDIRMPEMDGVEATRQIFAPARVARRTKPVRLIMLTTFNLDDRAATAIRCGASGFLLKDTTPAQLRDAIRTVHTGNAVLAPRDLTSLLDHEFRAPAQPPAAFGSLTGKEREVFFAVVRGLSNTEIARLVFASESTVKTHVGAILRKLALRDRVQIVVFAYEHGVV, from the coding sequence GTGACCGGGCCGGTGGGGCCCGACGAGGCGACGGTGGCGGACGCCGCGCCGATCGGTGTTCTCCTCGTCGACGACCAGGAGCTCTTCCGGGAGGGCGTGCGGGTGATCATCGACGCGCAGCCCGGCATGCGGGTCCTGGGCACGGCGGCCGACGGCCGCGAGGCGGTCGGCCTGGTCGACGACCTGCGCCCCGACGTCGTGCTCATGGACATCCGCATGCCCGAGATGGACGGCGTCGAGGCCACCCGGCAGATCTTCGCGCCCGCGCGGGTGGCCCGGCGCACGAAACCCGTCCGGCTGATCATGCTGACGACGTTCAACCTCGACGACCGCGCGGCCACCGCGATCCGCTGTGGGGCGAGCGGGTTCCTGCTCAAGGACACCACCCCCGCCCAGCTGCGCGACGCGATCCGCACGGTGCACACCGGCAACGCCGTGCTCGCCCCGCGGGATCTCACCAGCCTGCTCGACCACGAGTTCCGTGCGCCCGCCCAGCCACCGGCGGCCTTCGGGTCGCTCACCGGCAAGGAACGTGAGGTGTTCTTCGCGGTGGTCCGCGGCCTGTCGAACACGGAGATCGCCAGGCTGGTGTTCGCCAGCGAGTCGACCGTCAAGACCCACGTCGGTGCGATCCTGCGCAAGCTGGCGCTGCGTGACCGTGTCCAGATCGTCGTCTTCGCCTACGAGCACGGCGTCGTCTGA
- the alr gene encoding alanine racemase encodes MTPATLRRTATTGPTLILDVAAVTANVRAISAIRRQAGARGAGEVMAVVKADGYGHGLADVARAALAGGATRFGVTSVAEAYTLRDLGFTEPVLSWLNPVNADFTQATRAGVELAVPSHAHLRAVARQTPGAGVHLQLDTGMARDGTPPEQWESLCHTARCAERAGFVRVVGVMGHLACAAEPGHPANRRGRECFDWGVRVALGAGLRPRDRHLAATAATLSDPRTHHSLSRIGAGLVGIDESGRVRLRPALRLTAPLVTVRTVPAGTAVGYGHTWTSPRATRLGLVPVGYADGLPRCVAACAQVQVAGVRRRVVGRLSMDMTVIDLGPDPAACSARAGDVVTLFGPGDGGEPTAADWARWAGTLEHEIVTGLGPRLRRVVTTHTGPGPDERATR; translated from the coding sequence ATGACACCCGCCACCCTGCGGCGGACCGCCACGACCGGTCCCACGTTGATACTCGACGTCGCGGCGGTCACCGCCAACGTCCGCGCCATCAGCGCCATCCGCCGCCAGGCCGGTGCCCGCGGGGCCGGTGAGGTGATGGCCGTGGTGAAAGCCGACGGCTACGGGCACGGGCTGGCCGATGTCGCGCGGGCGGCGCTGGCCGGTGGCGCGACACGGTTCGGGGTGACCAGCGTCGCCGAGGCGTACACCCTGCGCGATCTGGGGTTCACCGAGCCCGTGCTGAGCTGGCTCAACCCGGTCAACGCCGACTTCACCCAGGCGACCCGCGCCGGGGTGGAGCTCGCCGTTCCCAGCCACGCCCATCTGCGGGCGGTCGCCCGTCAGACACCCGGCGCCGGTGTCCATCTCCAGCTCGACACCGGGATGGCCCGCGACGGTACCCCGCCCGAGCAGTGGGAGTCCCTGTGTCACACGGCGCGGTGCGCCGAGCGGGCCGGTTTCGTCCGTGTCGTCGGGGTGATGGGGCATCTCGCCTGCGCCGCCGAACCCGGCCATCCGGCCAACCGGCGGGGACGGGAATGTTTCGACTGGGGTGTTCGGGTCGCCCTCGGCGCCGGGCTGCGTCCCCGGGACCGTCACCTCGCGGCGACGGCCGCGACGCTGAGCGACCCGCGGACCCATCACAGTCTGAGCCGGATCGGCGCGGGCCTGGTCGGCATCGACGAGTCGGGCCGTGTGCGGCTGCGCCCGGCGCTGCGTCTGACCGCCCCGCTGGTCACCGTCCGTACAGTGCCGGCGGGAACCGCGGTCGGCTACGGGCACACCTGGACGTCCCCGCGGGCGACCCGGCTCGGCCTGGTGCCCGTCGGGTATGCCGACGGGCTGCCCCGCTGCGTCGCCGCGTGCGCGCAGGTGCAGGTCGCCGGGGTGCGCCGCCGGGTGGTCGGGCGCCTGTCGATGGACATGACCGTCATCGATCTCGGCCCCGATCCCGCCGCCTGCTCGGCGCGGGCCGGCGACGTGGTGACGCTGTTCGGCCCTGGGGACGGTGGCGAGCCGACGGCGGCGGACTGGGCCCGCTGGGCCGGAACGCTGGAGCACGAGATCGTCACCGGACTCGGGCCGCGGCTGCGCCGGGTCGTCACCACCCACACCGGCCCCGGCCCCGACGAACGGGCGACGCGATGA
- a CDS encoding sensor histidine kinase has translation MRAEEGFAAAAAGTAILIVGVAELDRTWRPAGSPVMDVVFLLLVAGAVVAARWEPAAALGTAWVAGLVQLVAGTPVLLAEAALVVVLFAAARWGRVATVLAAAATVGVAPVLGVAWVRSLGVRAGGRGGHVLYDLLTGYSRQITVWGLLLFGVTFLAVPFLTGLMMRFLSRARTAQAARQVAEHDARQAQEIARLRDAQNRLARDVHDVVGHSLTVILAQAESAQFLDDPARLKTTMRTIATSARSSLHDVREVLEPAREPDRGRRGGLDSLIDTVRSSGQPVETAEVGEARPLPPEFDAVAYRTLQEMLTNALKHGRRDRPTRVERRWPAPDSAEATLTIEVTNSVDAASTRDGLGGLGGGQGIAGMRRRLESVGGSLDIRRSVGPDGPTFTAAANLPVRSPAPAPPLSSSSVSGRPA, from the coding sequence ATGAGAGCCGAGGAGGGGTTCGCCGCCGCCGCGGCCGGGACGGCGATCCTCATCGTCGGCGTGGCGGAGCTCGACCGGACGTGGCGGCCCGCCGGCTCGCCGGTCATGGACGTCGTCTTCCTGCTACTGGTCGCCGGCGCCGTCGTCGCCGCCCGGTGGGAGCCCGCGGCCGCGCTGGGCACGGCCTGGGTCGCCGGTCTCGTCCAGCTCGTCGCCGGCACACCGGTCCTGCTGGCCGAGGCCGCGCTGGTGGTGGTGCTGTTCGCCGCCGCGCGCTGGGGGCGGGTCGCCACGGTGCTGGCCGCCGCCGCCACGGTCGGTGTCGCCCCGGTCCTGGGCGTCGCCTGGGTCCGCTCGCTCGGGGTGCGGGCGGGGGGCCGCGGGGGGCATGTGCTGTACGACCTGCTGACCGGCTACAGCCGGCAGATCACCGTCTGGGGCCTGCTCCTGTTCGGCGTCACGTTCCTCGCCGTCCCGTTCCTGACCGGCCTGATGATGCGGTTCCTGTCCCGGGCGCGCACGGCGCAGGCCGCCCGCCAGGTCGCCGAGCACGACGCCCGCCAGGCCCAGGAGATCGCCCGCCTGCGCGACGCCCAGAACCGGCTCGCCCGCGACGTCCACGACGTGGTCGGGCATTCGCTGACCGTCATCCTCGCCCAGGCGGAGTCGGCGCAGTTCCTGGACGACCCCGCCAGGCTCAAGACGACCATGCGGACCATCGCGACCTCCGCCCGTTCCTCGCTGCACGACGTGCGGGAGGTGCTCGAACCGGCGCGGGAACCCGACCGGGGGCGCCGCGGCGGGCTCGACTCGCTCATCGACACCGTCCGTTCCAGCGGCCAGCCGGTCGAGACGGCCGAGGTCGGCGAGGCCCGTCCGCTGCCACCCGAGTTCGACGCGGTCGCCTACCGGACGTTGCAGGAGATGCTGACCAACGCGTTGAAGCACGGCCGGCGTGACCGGCCGACGCGGGTCGAGCGGCGGTGGCCCGCACCGGACAGTGCGGAGGCCACGCTCACCATCGAGGTGACGAACAGCGTGGACGCCGCCAGTACCCGCGACGGCCTCGGGGGTCTCGGCGGCGGTCAGGGAATCGCGGGTATGCGCCGGCGGCTGGAGTCCGTCGGTGGCAGCCTCGACATCCGGCGGAGCGTGGGCCCCGATGGGCCGACCTTCACCGCGGCGGCGAACCTGCCCGTGCGCTCACCGGCACCGGCACCGCCGCTGTCCTCGTCCTCGGTGTCCGGGCGACCGGCGTGA
- a CDS encoding YdcF family protein: MNAARTRLGGACLLVVGVLGWGELEHWRASRRQLGTTTPDHPGLGCVTGAGEVVVVLGFRNRSERINAVNRWRVRAGLRSLEGAKSRLVLAGGPVGGPRAEADLMADYARDTRGYHGPLSVETTSRSTWENISNIIPLLEDADRIKIVSDSLHAERARGYLWRQRPDLAARLVRGGDHRFGEYSLLKPALALLGRRRLRRRKFRAVSPGSPSAARSTASAR; this comes from the coding sequence GTGAACGCGGCCCGAACGCGGCTGGGAGGTGCCTGCCTGCTGGTCGTGGGGGTGCTGGGATGGGGCGAGCTGGAACACTGGCGGGCGTCACGGCGCCAGCTCGGCACGACCACCCCGGACCACCCCGGCCTCGGCTGTGTTACGGGGGCAGGTGAGGTGGTGGTCGTGCTCGGTTTCCGTAACCGGTCGGAGCGCATCAACGCGGTCAATCGATGGCGGGTCCGGGCCGGGCTGCGTTCCCTCGAAGGGGCGAAGTCCCGGCTGGTCCTGGCCGGAGGCCCGGTGGGTGGCCCGCGGGCGGAAGCGGACCTGATGGCGGACTACGCCCGCGACACGCGCGGCTACCACGGCCCGCTGTCCGTCGAGACCACCAGCCGCTCCACCTGGGAGAACATCAGCAACATCATCCCCCTGCTCGAGGACGCGGACCGAATAAAGATCGTCTCGGACTCGTTGCACGCCGAGCGGGCCCGTGGCTACCTGTGGCGCCAGCGCCCCGACCTCGCCGCCCGCCTCGTCCGCGGTGGCGATCACCGCTTCGGTGAGTATTCGCTCCTCAAACCAGCCCTCGCGCTCCTCGGACGCCGGCGCCTGCGGCGCCGGAAGTTCCGCGCTGTCAGCCCAGGAAGTCCATCAGCCGCTCGTTCAACTGCTTCGGCGCGGTGA
- a CDS encoding methyltransferase domain-containing protein, with the protein MDRFEDLVAEAEAEPVDGWDFSWLDGRASEQRPSWRYAHAMGRRMARATAALDLETGGGEVLGGVPRLATRTAATESWPPNLARAGALLRPRGVLVVAADDTTPLPFTGETFDLVVSRHPVTTRWDEISRVLTPGGVYFSQQVGPASVFELVEFFLGPQPAEVRRRRHPDRARAGAEAAGLQVLDLRMETLHTEFRDVGAVIYFLRKVIWMVPGFTVDRYRPRLAALHDRIRTHGPFEAHTTRFLIEARKPT; encoded by the coding sequence ATGGACCGATTCGAGGATCTGGTCGCCGAGGCCGAGGCGGAGCCCGTCGACGGATGGGACTTCTCCTGGCTGGACGGGCGGGCCAGCGAGCAGCGCCCGTCGTGGCGGTACGCGCACGCGATGGGCCGGCGCATGGCACGCGCCACCGCCGCGCTGGACCTTGAGACCGGCGGTGGGGAGGTCCTCGGCGGCGTGCCCCGCCTGGCGACCCGGACAGCGGCCACCGAGTCCTGGCCACCGAACCTCGCGCGGGCCGGCGCGCTGCTGCGGCCCCGCGGCGTTCTCGTCGTCGCCGCGGACGACACCACACCGCTGCCCTTCACCGGCGAAACCTTCGACCTGGTGGTCAGCCGCCACCCGGTGACCACCCGCTGGGACGAGATCAGCCGCGTCCTCACCCCGGGAGGGGTCTACTTCTCCCAGCAGGTCGGCCCGGCGAGTGTCTTCGAGCTCGTCGAGTTCTTCCTCGGCCCGCAGCCCGCCGAGGTGCGCCGGCGCCGCCATCCCGACCGGGCCCGCGCCGGCGCCGAAGCCGCCGGGCTGCAGGTCCTCGACCTGCGGATGGAGACCCTGCACACCGAGTTCCGCGACGTCGGCGCGGTCATCTACTTCCTCCGAAAGGTGATCTGGATGGTCCCGGGATTCACCGTCGACCGCTACCGTCCGCGGCTCGCGGCGCTGCACGACCGCATCCGCACCCACGGGCCCTTCGAGGCGCATACCACACGGTTCCTCATCGAAGCCCGCAAACCGACCTGA
- a CDS encoding D-alanine--D-alanine ligase family protein has protein sequence MREKKDTALADGTTAGGRVARRVVVIGGGTSCEHEVSLASAAAVTEALTAAGHAVAALTIDRDGQWRDHAGRLVGLAGAVEVLRSCVAVVPMLHGPGGEDGTLAALCELAGVPYVGSPVRAGALAMDKWATKLIAEAVGVPTAPGILVNRARTAAGAVTAPLPAVVKPVSAGSSYGVSLVHDAAQLTAAVEAALTLDDRVLVEEVVCGREIDLAVLGRPDGTRTVAPPLEIVTGHAGFFDLAAKYDGSARFLVPAPLSDAQLGVLREAAVTVYDALGCAGVARVDFFLTDAGPVLNEVNTMPGFTSHSQVPRMFAAAGVAYPELLELLIADAVATATAVAGAGAGGQRDDGRGDRVGRGRLRVG, from the coding sequence ATGCGGGAGAAGAAGGACACGGCGCTGGCGGACGGCACCACGGCCGGCGGCCGGGTCGCCCGCCGGGTGGTTGTCATCGGCGGGGGGACCAGCTGTGAGCATGAGGTGTCGCTCGCCTCCGCGGCGGCGGTCACCGAGGCCCTGACCGCCGCCGGGCACGCCGTGGCGGCCCTCACCATCGACCGCGACGGCCAGTGGCGTGACCACGCGGGCCGCCTCGTCGGGCTGGCCGGTGCCGTGGAGGTGCTGCGGTCCTGCGTGGCCGTGGTGCCGATGCTGCACGGCCCGGGCGGTGAGGACGGCACACTGGCCGCACTGTGCGAACTGGCCGGGGTGCCCTACGTCGGATCCCCGGTGCGGGCCGGCGCCCTGGCCATGGACAAATGGGCGACGAAGCTCATCGCCGAGGCCGTCGGTGTCCCGACCGCACCTGGCATTCTGGTGAACCGGGCGCGGACAGCCGCCGGCGCGGTGACGGCCCCACTGCCGGCGGTGGTCAAACCGGTCTCGGCCGGCTCGAGCTACGGGGTGTCCCTGGTCCATGACGCCGCGCAGCTCACCGCCGCCGTCGAGGCCGCGTTGACGCTCGATGACCGGGTGCTGGTCGAGGAGGTGGTCTGTGGCCGTGAGATCGACCTGGCCGTTCTCGGCCGGCCCGACGGCACCCGGACGGTGGCTCCCCCGCTGGAGATCGTCACCGGGCACGCCGGGTTCTTCGACCTCGCCGCCAAGTACGACGGCTCCGCCCGGTTCCTCGTGCCCGCCCCGCTGAGCGACGCGCAGCTGGGCGTGCTGCGGGAGGCGGCGGTCACCGTGTACGACGCGCTCGGGTGCGCCGGTGTCGCCCGGGTCGACTTCTTTCTCACCGACGCCGGCCCGGTGCTCAACGAGGTCAACACGATGCCAGGATTCACCAGCCATTCGCAGGTACCGCGGATGTTCGCGGCGGCCGGTGTGGCCTACCCCGAGCTGCTGGAGCTGCTGATCGCCGACGCGGTCGCCACAGCCACAGCTGTGGCCGGGGCCGGGGCCGGGGGGCAGCGCGACGACGGCCGTGGCGACCGCGTCGGCCGTGGTCGCCTGCGGGTCGGATGA
- a CDS encoding alpha/beta fold hydrolase — protein MSPSAFDLVYDELRARWPESTEERDVATPYGSTRVHVYGRADGSPLLLLPGGSATGLVWFANAPALGRQYRVHAVDLLGDAGRTERRGAPLKSADDLESWLDALMDGLGLARTHLCGHSYGAWLAVRYALHTPQRVARLALVDPTQVFAGFRPGYLLRALPTLIRPSEARARAFLSWETADVHPDETWQRLYALATTVPDRRFVTGGRPRAADLRMPVLVLLAEHSRAHHAGKVADRARRTLSQGEVALLPGATHHSLPLTAPKQLNERLMDFLG, from the coding sequence GTGTCGCCGTCCGCTTTCGATCTTGTCTACGACGAGCTCCGTGCCCGCTGGCCCGAGTCCACCGAGGAGCGCGACGTCGCTACCCCCTACGGGTCCACCCGGGTTCATGTGTACGGCCGAGCGGACGGCAGCCCGCTCCTGCTGCTACCCGGCGGCTCAGCCACCGGCCTGGTCTGGTTCGCCAACGCACCAGCTCTCGGCAGGCAGTACCGGGTCCATGCGGTTGATCTGCTGGGTGACGCCGGCCGCACCGAACGCCGGGGCGCACCGTTGAAGAGCGCCGACGATCTGGAGTCCTGGCTGGATGCGCTGATGGACGGGCTCGGGCTTGCCCGCACGCACCTGTGCGGCCACTCGTACGGCGCCTGGCTGGCCGTCAGGTACGCACTTCATACCCCGCAGCGGGTCGCCCGCCTCGCCCTCGTCGACCCGACCCAGGTCTTCGCCGGATTCCGCCCTGGCTACCTGCTGCGCGCACTGCCCACCCTGATCCGCCCGAGCGAGGCCCGTGCCCGCGCCTTCCTGTCCTGGGAGACCGCAGACGTCCACCCGGACGAGACCTGGCAGCGTCTCTACGCGCTGGCCACGACTGTTCCCGACCGCAGGTTCGTCACCGGCGGCCGCCCGCGGGCCGCCGACCTCCGCATGCCGGTGCTGGTCCTGCTCGCGGAGCACAGCCGCGCCCACCACGCCGGCAAGGTCGCCGACAGAGCCCGCCGGACGCTCTCGCAGGGCGAGGTGGCACTGCTCCCCGGAGCCACCCACCACTCTCTGCCACTCACCGCGCCGAAGCAGTTGAACGAGCGGCTGATGGACTTCCTGGGCTGA